Proteins co-encoded in one Dreissena polymorpha isolate Duluth1 chromosome 12, UMN_Dpol_1.0, whole genome shotgun sequence genomic window:
- the LOC127854045 gene encoding protein arginine N-methyltransferase 3-like, which yields MASEQYADDEEALEDFDDDELDDAWIETDEIDTPPTRCLFCEKTFPTPDDVFSHCEIEHDFRLLKVCEKWKLDCFGFIKMVNFIRSQGLSAASFKDLQTTASPPWSSDEFMKPYDPEDPMLQYDIDDLEDSTTESQLGITTDLNGCHPTLEGDLITMTMQDHRAFFERLRVAEEASQRAEENLQRVLEDMENIRVRTRELMLHQSTGDSECSSRGHTGGHLDNAGEDALEDDDPYFTSYGHFSIHEEMLKDRVRTESYRDFIYGNPVVFKDKVVLDVGCGTGILSMFAAQAGAHHVYAVDMADIIYQAMDIARENKLDDKITFIKGKLEDITLPVEKVDIIISEWMGYFLLFESMLDSVLFARAKYLKHDGVVYPDQCTISLSAISDPDMHMAHVTYWEDVYGFQMSCMKTCVVREASVEVVKQERVVTDTCVIKDLDVCNCGIADLQFTANFCLTVTRDTTITAFIGYFDVFFHKSAEQKVEFSTGPHATPTHWKQTVFLLDQPLQCSKGDTIEGVLTCRKNRKDPRSLIITFSFDGKTFTYNME from the exons ATGGCATCAGAACAATATGCAGATGATGAAGAGGCATTAGAAGACTTTGATGATGATGAACTGGATGATGCCTGGATAGAGACGGACGAAATAGACACACCACCAACTCGCTGCTTGTTTTGTGAGAAAACCTTCCCCACACCTGATGACGTGTTCTCACACTGTGAGATAGAACATGATTTTAGACTCCTCAAAGTGTGTGAGAAATGGAAACTGGACTGCTTTGGGTTCATTAAAATGGTCAACTTTATTCGAAGTCAG GGCCTGTCTGCTGCCAGTTTTAAGGACCTACAGACCACTGCTTCCCCTCCGTGGAGCTCTGATGAGTTCATGAAGCCTTATGACCCTGAAGACCCTATGTTACAGTATG ACATTGACGACCTAGAAGATTCTACCACTGAATCACAACTAGGTATAACCACTGATCTAAATgggtgtcatcccacattagaaGGTGACCTAATTACCATGACAATGCAAGACCACAGGGCTTTCTTTGAGAGACTGCGTGTAGCTGAAGAGGCGTCACAAAGAGCAGAGGAAAACCTTCAAAGAGTTCTGGAGGATATGGAGAATATTCG AGTCAGGACAAGGGAGCTGATGTTACATCAGTCTACAGGGGACAGTGAGTGCAGTAGTAGGGGTCACACCGGGGGTCACCTTGACAACGCAGGAGAGGATGCACTAGAAGATGATGATCCTTACTTCACCTCATACGGACATTTCAGTATACATGAGGAAATGCTCAAA GACAGAGTTCGGACAGAGAGCTATCGTGACTTCATATACGGCAACCCAGTTGTGTTCAAGGACAAGGTGGTGCTAGATGTGGGGTGTGGCACTGGGATTCTCTCCATGTTTGCGGCGCAGGCTGGCGCGCACCACGTGTACGCCGTCGACATGGCAGACATTATCTACCAGGCCATGGATATAGCCAG AGAAAATAAATTGGATGACAAAATAACATTTATCAAGGGAAAACTGGAGGATATAACCTTACCTGTGGAAAAG GTAGACATTATCATCTCTGAGTGGATGGGATACTTCCTACTGTTTGAGTCCATGTTGGACTCGGTGCTGTTTGCACGCGCCAAATATCTGAAGCATGATGGTGTAG TGTATCCGGACCAGTGTACAATCAGCCTCTCCGCCATCAGTGACCCTGACATGCACATGGCCCATGTGACATACTGGGAGGATGTATACGGGTTCCAGATGTCGTGTATGAAGACGTGCGTGGTGAGAGAGGCCAGCGTGGAAGTTGTGAAGCAAGAAAGGGTCGTCACAGATACCTGTGTGATTAAG GACCTGGATGTGTGCAACTGTGGGATTGCAGACCTTCAGTTCACTGCCAACTTCTGTCTGACTGTAACCAGGGATACAACAATCACCGCCTTCATTGGATACTTTGATGTTTTTTTCCACAAATCAGCTGAACAGAAA GTGGAGTTTTCAACGGGCCCACATGCGACCCCTACACACTGGAAACAGACTGTGTTCCTTCTAGATCAGCCCTTGCAGTGTTCAAAAG GAGACACCATAGAGGGAGTGCTGACATGCAGAAAGAACAGGAAGGACCCTAGATCCTTGATCATCACTTTCTCCTTTGATGGAAAGACTTTTACTTATAATAtggaataa